One Paenibacillus riograndensis SBR5 DNA segment encodes these proteins:
- a CDS encoding ABC transporter substrate-binding protein → MKSMKRVLVGISTMLVMTTALTACGGNSNSKSNSSSPSEAPAASASASAAPAKGDGSKVTINLWSFTDEIPNMSKKYLETHPDANVEFKTTVIATTDGAYQPALDQALAAGGKDAPDIFAAEAAFVLKYTQGDASGYAANYADLGLDDQMVKDAGIAQYSVDIGSKDGQLKGLGYQATGGAFIYRRSIAKDVFGSDDPATIKNEVGPGWEKFYEAAAKLKAKGYGIVSGDGDIWHAIENSSEKGWIVDGKLHIDPKREEFLDLSKKLKDNGYHNDTTDWTEAWYADMSGSGAQPVFGFFGPAWLINYTMSGQVKDTNGDWAVTEPPTGFFWGGTWLLANKDVTKDDAKKQAVADFIKWVTLDTSETGLQYYWANGTMKEGEQGTKDSVASSVVMAKSNGEVPLLGGQNMFDVFVPANANASGKNLTQYDETINKLWREQVREYTAGNKDRAKAIETFKQQVKDQLGIDSE, encoded by the coding sequence ATGAAAAGTATGAAACGTGTTTTAGTAGGGATCTCTACTATGCTTGTGATGACAACTGCTCTTACAGCGTGCGGAGGAAACTCGAATTCTAAATCTAACTCATCCAGTCCAAGCGAAGCTCCAGCAGCTTCGGCCAGTGCATCAGCGGCACCAGCCAAGGGAGATGGCTCGAAGGTCACCATCAATCTCTGGAGCTTCACGGACGAGATTCCAAACATGAGCAAAAAGTATCTGGAAACTCATCCCGACGCAAATGTGGAATTTAAAACTACGGTGATTGCAACCACGGATGGCGCGTATCAGCCTGCTCTTGACCAGGCTCTGGCCGCTGGCGGGAAGGATGCTCCGGATATTTTTGCGGCTGAAGCGGCGTTTGTCCTCAAATATACGCAAGGCGATGCATCCGGCTATGCTGCTAACTATGCGGACCTGGGCCTTGACGATCAGATGGTGAAGGATGCGGGTATTGCCCAATATTCGGTTGACATCGGCAGCAAAGACGGGCAATTGAAAGGACTCGGCTACCAGGCGACCGGCGGAGCCTTTATCTATCGCCGCTCGATTGCCAAGGATGTTTTTGGATCAGATGATCCGGCCACTATCAAGAATGAAGTTGGACCTGGCTGGGAGAAGTTCTATGAGGCGGCTGCCAAGCTAAAAGCCAAAGGGTATGGCATCGTTTCCGGAGATGGCGATATTTGGCACGCGATCGAGAACAGCTCTGAGAAAGGCTGGATTGTCGATGGCAAGCTGCATATCGATCCGAAGCGTGAAGAGTTCCTTGATCTCTCCAAGAAGCTGAAGGATAACGGTTATCACAACGATACGACGGACTGGACGGAAGCATGGTACGCAGATATGTCCGGCTCCGGTGCCCAGCCGGTCTTCGGTTTCTTCGGTCCCGCTTGGCTCATAAACTATACGATGAGCGGACAAGTAAAAGACACGAATGGCGACTGGGCAGTTACCGAACCGCCGACAGGCTTCTTCTGGGGAGGCACCTGGCTGCTTGCCAACAAAGACGTTACCAAGGATGATGCCAAGAAACAGGCTGTTGCAGACTTTATCAAGTGGGTGACGCTCGATACCTCCGAAACCGGGCTCCAATATTACTGGGCTAACGGAACGATGAAAGAGGGCGAGCAAGGCACGAAGGACAGTGTTGCCTCCTCTGTCGTCATGGCGAAGTCTAACGGCGAAGTTCCGCTGCTCGGCGGACAGAACATGTTCGATGTGTTCGTTCCGGCCAACGCTAACGCTTCCGGCAAGAACTTGACCCAGTACGACGAAACGATTAACAAGCTATGGCGCGAGCAAGTACGCGAATATACTGCGGGCAACAAAGACCGCGCTAAAGCGATTGAAACCTTCAAGCAGCAGGTCAAAGACCAGCTTGGTATCGATAGCGAATAA
- a CDS encoding amino acid ABC transporter ATP-binding protein translates to MIRVSHLSKSFHGNLILDDISVEIEKGDVVALIGSSGAGKSTFLRALNCLEKADQGVLDLEGFKIDFSTITGKQRLELRKQTAMVFQHFNLFQHRTALDNVKEGLKIVKKMNDREASQIAKEQLEQVGLSERAHYYPKHLSGGQQQRVGIARALAMKPKLLLLDEPTSALDPELVGEVLQTIKKTAATGQTMILVSHEMSFVYEVANKVLFLDKGKIVEEGTPDEVFNHPKSARAKEFLQNYFRNKSSNL, encoded by the coding sequence ATGATCAGGGTAAGCCATTTATCCAAATCCTTTCACGGGAATTTAATCCTGGACGATATTTCGGTTGAGATTGAAAAGGGAGATGTCGTGGCCTTGATCGGTTCGTCCGGTGCGGGCAAATCCACATTTTTGCGTGCGTTGAACTGCCTTGAAAAAGCGGATCAAGGTGTGCTGGATCTGGAAGGATTCAAGATCGACTTTAGTACGATTACGGGCAAACAGCGGCTGGAGCTTCGGAAGCAAACAGCGATGGTTTTTCAGCATTTCAATCTGTTTCAGCATCGGACAGCGCTGGATAATGTAAAGGAAGGCTTGAAGATCGTTAAAAAAATGAATGATCGCGAAGCTTCGCAAATTGCCAAAGAGCAATTGGAGCAAGTGGGGCTTTCCGAACGGGCTCATTATTATCCCAAGCATCTGTCCGGAGGCCAACAGCAGCGTGTTGGCATCGCCCGGGCTCTTGCCATGAAGCCCAAGCTGCTGTTGCTGGACGAACCCACCTCAGCTCTTGATCCTGAGCTGGTGGGCGAGGTGCTTCAAACCATCAAAAAGACAGCGGCTACCGGTCAAACGATGATTCTCGTTTCCCATGAAATGAGTTTTGTATATGAAGTAGCAAACAAGGTACTCTTTTTGGATAAGGGGAAAATTGTTGAAGAGGGGACTCCGGACGAGGTCTTCAATCATCCTAAATCCGCGAGGGCAAAAGAATTTCTTCAAAACTATTTCCGCAACAAATCCAGCAATCTCTGA